In one window of Candidatus Zixiibacteriota bacterium DNA:
- a CDS encoding peroxiredoxin, which translates to MENDKKQPCVQPTKGPVGVNGIDEFSQNEVKKEEEEIKMLARVGKPAPDFEANAFIDGAFKNIKLSDYKGQWVTLCFYPGDFTFVUPTELTAVAVKYDELKALGVQVLSMSTDSHFTHKIWQEEELSKMVKGGVPFPMLSDQGGRIGKVYGVYEEDAGIDIRGRFLIDPDGIIQAMEVMTPPVGRNVSELIRQVQAFQHVRETGEATPSGWKPGKPTLKPGPDLVGKVWKVWKTENAFEK; encoded by the coding sequence ATGGAGAACGATAAAAAACAACCATGTGTTCAGCCAACAAAAGGTCCTGTTGGTGTGAATGGCATAGATGAATTCTCTCAAAATGAGGTGAAAAAGGAAGAGGAGGAAATCAAGATGTTGGCTCGTGTTGGCAAACCTGCGCCTGATTTCGAAGCAAATGCTTTTATTGATGGCGCATTTAAAAATATCAAATTGTCAGATTATAAAGGCCAATGGGTAACGCTCTGCTTTTATCCGGGTGATTTTACTTTTGTCTGACCGACAGAATTGACGGCAGTTGCCGTTAAGTATGATGAGCTTAAGGCTCTTGGTGTGCAGGTGCTTTCTATGAGTACTGACAGCCATTTTACTCACAAAATCTGGCAGGAAGAAGAACTTTCCAAGATGGTAAAAGGCGGTGTGCCATTTCCTATGTTGTCTGACCAAGGCGGTCGGATTGGCAAAGTTTATGGTGTTTATGAAGAGGATGCTGGCATCGATATCAGGGGTCGTTTCCTGATTGATCCCGATGGCATCATTCAAGCGATGGAGGTTATGACCCCGCCTGTCGGGCGTAATGTTTCAGAGCTGATTCGTCAGGTTCAAGCATTCCAGCATGTCCGCGAAACGGGTGAAGCCACTCCATCCGGATGGAAACCGGGAAAACCAACTCTCAAACCCGGACCTGATTTAGTTGGTAAAGTCTGGAAAGTCTGGAAAACAGAAAATGCATTTGAAAAATAG
- a CDS encoding rubrerythrin family protein, which translates to MPNLKETKTEVNLLTAFAGESQARNRYTYFASQAKKDGFIQISHIFEETANQEKEHAKRLFKFLEGGEVEIQAAFPAGVIGSTAENLKASAGGEHYEWETMYPEFAKIAREEGFDAIAKVFEAIAIAEKQHEKRYLDLLKNVEAGSVFKKEKKVVWRCRNCGYLHEGDEALGICPACAHPQAHFELLSENW; encoded by the coding sequence GTGCCTAATTTAAAAGAAACCAAAACAGAAGTGAATTTACTAACCGCTTTTGCTGGCGAGTCTCAAGCAAGGAATCGTTATACATATTTCGCCAGCCAAGCTAAGAAAGATGGTTTCATTCAGATATCCCACATCTTCGAGGAAACCGCTAATCAGGAAAAAGAGCATGCTAAAAGATTATTCAAATTCCTTGAAGGCGGAGAGGTCGAAATTCAGGCTGCTTTCCCAGCTGGTGTAATAGGCAGTACGGCTGAGAATCTCAAAGCCTCTGCTGGCGGCGAACATTACGAATGGGAGACTATGTATCCCGAATTCGCCAAGATTGCTCGTGAGGAAGGTTTCGATGCTATTGCCAAGGTATTTGAAGCTATCGCTATCGCTGAAAAACAGCATGAGAAACGCTACCTCGACCTTCTGAAAAACGTAGAAGCCGGTTCGGTTTTCAAAAAGGAAAAGAAAGTTGTTTGGCGATGCCGTAATTGCGGCTACCTTCATGAGGGCGATGAAGCTCTGGGTATTTGTCCGGCCTGCGCACATCCTCAAGCGCATTTCGAACTTCTATCGGAGAACTGGTAG
- a CDS encoding 2-oxoacid:acceptor oxidoreductase family protein, producing MKVNDISLLIGGYAGQGVQTIANSFARLCTRAGLYAFVNFEYPSNIKGEHNYAQIMVSEKNIGSSTTQVDLLVALDIKTANEHISKIRPGGALIYDNKNLEVSHIDTGLKVNSIERDDIIVIDVPFSDIVIEMDGSKKMINSIGLGAVIGLLRLDFELLDGMLHQSLSKFEDKIIKQNLEGARYAYDKIKDEYSEQFGVSLEPLDAPDRMFLTGKQGFISSSTPSGSIEMPFSPAALAIASGAGFVAAGYSGDTMQLDDLIVEKIKHRCFSLINIMQVCVSFNPEKSYKWYKERVYKLENENCESTDRNKALNLALSIGNDRLPTGILYQHKQAAYEDSLPQIKKSPLVNHDIGNVNINSLMADFV from the coding sequence GTGAAAGTGAATGATATTAGCTTATTAATTGGCGGATATGCCGGTCAGGGTGTTCAGACAATTGCCAACTCTTTTGCCCGGTTATGTACAAGAGCTGGCTTGTATGCATTCGTTAATTTCGAATATCCATCAAATATTAAGGGTGAACATAATTATGCTCAGATTATGGTTTCAGAAAAGAATATAGGCAGTTCAACTACTCAAGTTGATTTACTTGTGGCCCTTGATATAAAAACTGCAAATGAACATATAAGCAAAATTCGTCCGGGCGGCGCGCTTATTTATGATAATAAAAACCTGGAAGTAAGTCATATTGATACAGGGCTTAAGGTTAATTCAATTGAACGGGATGATATAATAGTTATTGATGTTCCCTTTTCTGATATTGTTATTGAAATGGACGGCTCAAAAAAAATGATCAATTCTATTGGATTAGGAGCTGTTATAGGATTGTTAAGATTAGATTTCGAGCTTCTTGACGGCATGCTTCATCAATCATTATCAAAGTTTGAAGATAAGATTATCAAGCAAAACCTTGAAGGGGCAAGATATGCTTATGATAAAATCAAGGATGAATACTCTGAACAATTTGGCGTGTCTTTGGAGCCGCTCGACGCACCGGATAGAATGTTTCTAACAGGCAAGCAAGGATTTATTTCAAGCAGCACACCCTCAGGTTCAATAGAAATGCCGTTCAGTCCTGCCGCATTGGCTATAGCTTCAGGAGCCGGATTTGTTGCTGCAGGCTATTCAGGCGACACGATGCAGTTGGACGATTTGATAGTTGAAAAAATTAAACATCGCTGTTTCTCCTTAATAAATATTATGCAAGTTTGTGTATCGTTTAATCCCGAGAAAAGTTACAAATGGTATAAAGAGCGGGTTTATAAACTTGAAAACGAAAATTGTGAATCTACCGATCGCAACAAAGCCTTAAACTTAGCTCTCTCCATTGGTAATGACCGATTACCAACGGGCATATTATATCAGCATAAACAGGCAGCATATGAAGATTCATTGCCGCAGATAAAAAAATCCCCTTTAGTAAACCATGATATAGGTAATGTTAATATTAACAGTTTAATGGCGGATTTTGTGTAA
- a CDS encoding FprA family A-type flavoprotein — protein sequence MNTTLQKGIDWVGYVDWKTRDFHGYNTQRGATYNAYLIQDDNSALIDTVKKPYAVELLKNISALSELSNIKYIVCNHAEPDHSGALPIVMESIPNATLVCNKKCQATLSQYYDTSKWKFHIVATGDTISLGKRTLHFIETPMLHWPESMFTYIPEDKLLFSMDAFGQHYATSQRFNDEVPLCTVMEEAKTYYANIIMSYGKQVEKTLDRLTGIDVEMIAPSHGVVWRKNVSDIINIYKKWATNSFKPKVLVIYDTMWESTEQMAMAIHEGASLPGIESNLIHIRHSDLTKIAAEVLDASSVAFGSATLNGGMMPMAGAVLTYLKGLRPAKKACFAFGSYGWGKGAPEAIEEYFKTMKWDIINEPIKSRYKPTSELLNECRAAGRTLGEKAKTIAQNIAGEKICINP from the coding sequence ATGAATACAACATTGCAAAAAGGAATCGACTGGGTTGGATATGTTGATTGGAAAACTCGCGACTTCCACGGTTATAATACCCAACGCGGCGCTACTTATAATGCCTATCTTATACAAGATGATAATTCGGCGCTTATAGACACGGTGAAAAAACCTTATGCAGTGGAACTGTTAAAAAATATATCCGCATTGTCAGAGTTGTCTAATATAAAATATATAGTGTGTAATCACGCCGAACCAGATCACTCCGGGGCACTGCCGATTGTAATGGAATCTATTCCAAACGCAACATTGGTTTGCAATAAAAAATGTCAGGCAACACTTTCGCAATATTACGATACTTCAAAATGGAAATTCCACATAGTTGCTACAGGCGATACTATCTCTCTTGGTAAAAGAACTCTTCATTTCATTGAAACACCAATGCTACACTGGCCGGAGTCAATGTTTACATACATACCGGAGGATAAGCTGCTATTTTCGATGGATGCGTTTGGCCAGCATTACGCCACCTCACAGCGTTTTAATGATGAAGTTCCCCTGTGTACTGTTATGGAAGAGGCAAAAACATATTATGCCAACATAATCATGTCCTATGGCAAGCAGGTTGAGAAAACCCTCGACCGCTTAACCGGTATTGATGTTGAGATGATTGCGCCAAGTCACGGCGTGGTCTGGCGAAAAAATGTATCAGATATAATCAATATATATAAAAAATGGGCGACCAATAGCTTTAAACCTAAGGTCTTGGTTATCTACGATACGATGTGGGAAAGTACGGAACAGATGGCAATGGCGATTCATGAAGGAGCTTCTTTGCCCGGCATTGAATCCAATCTCATTCATATTAGACACTCCGATTTAACTAAAATAGCAGCTGAAGTATTGGATGCATCTTCTGTAGCTTTTGGATCAGCTACACTTAACGGCGGTATGATGCCAATGGCAGGAGCTGTTTTAACTTATTTGAAAGGATTAAGACCAGCAAAAAAAGCATGTTTTGCTTTTGGTTCGTATGGCTGGGGTAAGGGCGCTCCGGAGGCGATTGAAGAATACTTTAAAACAATGAAATGGGATATAATAAACGAGCCTATCAAATCGCGATACAAGCCAACATCAGAACTGTTGAATGAGTGTCGAGCGGCTGGTAGAACACTTGGCGAGAAAGCAAAAACAATTGCTCAAAATATTGCAGGTGAGAAAATTTGTATAAACCCATAA
- a CDS encoding rubredoxin has protein sequence MTKYVCDVCGWIYDPTEGLIKEGIKLGTLFKDLPDDFVCPECGAGKDDFSPVE, from the coding sequence ATGACTAAATACGTTTGCGATGTTTGCGGTTGGATTTACGATCCGACAGAAGGGCTGATTAAAGAAGGCATTAAACTCGGTACGCTTTTTAAGGATTTGCCGGATGATTTCGTTTGCCCCGAGTGCGGTGCTGGTAAGGATGACTTTTCACCGGTGGAGTAA
- a CDS encoding cytochrome ubiquinol oxidase subunit I: MDFDPVLLSRIQFAMTIGFHFIFPPISIGLAWLLVFIEWQGWRKDDSTYKSMGKFFGKLLAITFAVGVATGIVMEFQFGTNWAEYSKFVGDIFGAPLAAEGIFAFFLESAFLGLYLFGRNKVSKGVHWFSIFMVAVGSTLSAFWILVANSWQQTPAGFIIQNGRAELINFWEAVFNPSMIIRFFHTVDATLIAGAFVMAGISAYLYLNNKGVEIAKKALKLSIIVGLAASLLELYPLGHEHTVQVGKTQPEKLAAMEGLIDGQERAPLLMFGVPQQSPEPDLKAKIALPGLLSLGIHGDMNAYVPGLNDFQRDEIPPFILTFISFHTMVGLGMFFIGIMLLGAFLLYRKQLWDQRWFLKILMLSIPLPLIAIQLGWISAEVGRQPWVVYRVLKTADAVSLTVSAGEILFSIILFGIIYIFIGALYLYIMGREIQRGPELTSIAEVKS, encoded by the coding sequence ATGGATTTTGATCCGGTATTATTGTCACGCATTCAGTTTGCGATGACAATTGGTTTCCACTTTATCTTTCCACCCATATCGATAGGGCTGGCCTGGCTGTTGGTCTTTATAGAGTGGCAGGGTTGGAGGAAAGATGATAGCACCTACAAAAGCATGGGTAAATTCTTCGGCAAACTTTTGGCCATTACATTTGCGGTTGGCGTTGCTACAGGTATTGTGATGGAATTCCAGTTTGGTACAAACTGGGCGGAATATTCAAAATTTGTTGGCGATATTTTTGGCGCGCCATTAGCGGCTGAGGGTATTTTCGCCTTTTTCCTTGAATCGGCATTCTTAGGACTTTATCTGTTCGGTAGGAATAAAGTGTCTAAGGGTGTTCACTGGTTCTCGATTTTTATGGTAGCTGTCGGTTCGACCTTATCCGCTTTCTGGATTCTCGTGGCAAACTCCTGGCAGCAAACACCGGCTGGTTTTATAATTCAGAATGGGCGGGCAGAATTGATAAATTTCTGGGAAGCGGTATTTAACCCCTCGATGATTATACGCTTTTTCCATACCGTTGATGCAACACTAATCGCTGGCGCATTTGTCATGGCTGGTATTTCAGCTTATTTATATCTAAACAACAAAGGTGTTGAAATTGCTAAGAAAGCTTTGAAACTATCGATTATCGTCGGTTTGGCAGCTTCATTGCTCGAACTGTATCCGCTTGGTCATGAACATACTGTTCAGGTAGGCAAAACCCAACCTGAGAAATTGGCGGCGATGGAGGGTTTAATCGATGGCCAGGAACGGGCGCCCTTGCTAATGTTTGGCGTCCCTCAACAATCACCTGAACCGGACTTGAAAGCCAAGATTGCTCTGCCCGGTCTCCTGAGTTTGGGAATACATGGCGACATGAACGCTTACGTACCCGGACTCAATGATTTCCAACGGGATGAGATACCACCGTTTATTCTGACGTTTATTTCATTCCACACCATGGTGGGTTTGGGGATGTTTTTTATCGGGATTATGTTATTAGGCGCTTTTTTACTTTACCGAAAACAATTATGGGACCAAAGATGGTTCCTAAAAATACTTATGCTTTCAATACCATTGCCTCTTATAGCCATACAACTTGGCTGGATATCTGCCGAGGTGGGACGTCAACCATGGGTAGTTTACAGAGTATTAAAAACCGCTGATGCTGTTTCATTGACTGTATCAGCAGGGGAGATTCTATTTTCAATAATTCTGTTCGGTATAATCTACATATTTATCGGCGCTCTGTATCTCTATATCATGGGCAGGGAAATTCAGCGGGGTCCGGAATTAACGAGTATTGCAGAGGTGAAATCATGA
- the cydB gene encoding cytochrome d ubiquinol oxidase subunit II → MDLNTTWFILIGVLFTGYAILDGFDFGVGILHLFAKNNNERRINMNAIGPVWDANEVWLLTGGGALFAAFPIVYATVFSGFYLALMLILAALIFRAVSLEFRSKIDSPGWQRFWDWSFGLGSLLPAVLFGVAAGNILRGIPLDENGVFVGSFLGLLNPYSILIGVLSLVMFALHGALYMTLKTDGELRDKMTKWASGSWIGIIIVYLLATIYTFFEAGFLFDGILSAPLFWILFILLLAVIIFIPIGLKSGRYFRSFLASSVTIICMIGLAAVSLFPRLVPSNIDLRYSLNIYNASSTPRTLTVMLIMALIGMPIVIGCTIYIYRVFKGKTVITDESY, encoded by the coding sequence ATCGATTTAAATACAACTTGGTTTATTTTAATAGGCGTGCTGTTTACCGGGTATGCAATATTAGATGGCTTTGATTTTGGTGTCGGTATACTACACTTGTTTGCCAAAAATAATAATGAACGTCGAATCAATATGAATGCTATCGGTCCTGTTTGGGATGCCAACGAAGTTTGGTTATTAACAGGCGGCGGCGCTTTATTTGCGGCATTCCCGATTGTCTATGCTACAGTATTCAGCGGATTTTACTTAGCCTTGATGCTTATCTTAGCCGCGCTTATTTTCCGAGCCGTATCACTTGAGTTCAGGAGCAAAATAGATTCTCCGGGCTGGCAGAGATTCTGGGATTGGTCGTTTGGTCTGGGAAGCTTATTGCCGGCGGTACTGTTTGGTGTTGCCGCGGGTAATATTCTAAGAGGTATTCCATTAGATGAAAACGGAGTATTTGTCGGATCCTTCTTGGGGTTATTAAATCCTTATTCAATCCTCATAGGCGTTCTAAGCTTAGTGATGTTTGCTCTTCACGGCGCCCTTTATATGACACTTAAAACCGATGGAGAATTGAGAGACAAAATGACCAAATGGGCTTCCGGTTCATGGATCGGAATCATTATTGTTTATTTGTTGGCGACAATCTATACATTCTTCGAAGCGGGATTTCTTTTTGATGGCATATTAAGTGCGCCGTTGTTCTGGATTCTGTTTATACTCCTGCTGGCGGTAATCATTTTTATCCCGATAGGTTTGAAATCCGGCCGCTATTTCCGGTCATTTCTGGCATCATCGGTTACTATTATCTGTATGATAGGTTTAGCCGCAGTTAGTCTTTTCCCACGTTTAGTGCCATCCAATATCGATTTGAGATACAGTTTGAATATTTATAATGCCTCATCGACACCACGTACTCTAACAGTTATGCTTATTATGGCATTGATTGGGATGCCGATTGTAATAGGCTGCACTATCTATATCTATCGGGTTTTTAAAGGTAAAACCGTAATAACGGATGAGAGTTATTGA
- a CDS encoding bifunctional methionine sulfoxide reductase B/A protein, giving the protein MKHDKLTSEEEQVIIHKGTERPFSGKYYELSDKGIYTCKRCNAPLYSSDDKFNPHCGWPSFDDAIPGAIKQIPDADGIRTEIICNNCGGHLGHVFLNEGLTDKNVRYCVNSISLNFTPAAQDYSAQKAYFAAGCFWGVEYYFQQESGVISTLVGYMGGQTNNPTYEEVCAGNSGHAEAVEVVYNPVLTNYEKLSRLFFEIHDPTQVNRQGPDIGEQYRSVIFYSNDDEKKTAEKLINILTESGYKIATEVVKITEFWEAEKYHQNYFNNNGNACHIRTHIWNRILKK; this is encoded by the coding sequence ATTAAACACGACAAATTAACTTCCGAAGAAGAACAAGTAATTATTCATAAAGGTACCGAAAGGCCTTTCTCCGGTAAATACTATGAACTCAGCGATAAGGGGATATATACCTGCAAAAGGTGCAATGCGCCGCTTTATAGTTCTGATGATAAATTCAACCCTCACTGCGGTTGGCCAAGTTTTGATGATGCAATACCGGGAGCGATAAAACAAATTCCTGATGCTGATGGTATCCGTACAGAAATTATCTGCAATAATTGCGGTGGTCATCTGGGACATGTATTTTTAAATGAAGGTCTTACCGATAAAAATGTGCGTTATTGCGTAAATTCGATTTCGCTGAACTTCACTCCCGCTGCTCAAGATTATTCAGCTCAAAAAGCGTATTTCGCCGCCGGCTGTTTCTGGGGAGTAGAATATTATTTTCAACAAGAAAGCGGTGTTATCTCTACGCTGGTCGGTTATATGGGCGGACAAACGAATAATCCAACATACGAAGAAGTTTGCGCCGGAAATTCCGGTCATGCTGAAGCTGTCGAAGTTGTCTATAATCCAGTTTTAACTAACTATGAAAAATTATCCCGGTTGTTTTTTGAAATCCATGATCCCACTCAGGTAAACCGGCAAGGACCGGATATCGGCGAACAATACAGATCGGTTATTTTTTATTCAAACGATGATGAAAAGAAAACAGCGGAAAAGCTAATAAATATCCTTACAGAAAGTGGTTATAAAATAGCTACTGAAGTTGTAAAAATCACAGAGTTTTGGGAAGCTGAAAAATATCACCAGAACTATTTTAATAATAATGGTAATGCATGTCATATTAGAACTCATATTTGGAATAGAATCTTGAAAAAATAA
- a CDS encoding ferritin family protein, with product MEVEKAIKTAIEYENKVKDIYAEAAKNSQNEIARNVFRKLAREEQEHIDYLESRFIEWQKTGKVSLEKLKTIIPSKNVINEGVKKLKNNMKKSDKYGEVQMLGKALNVEIETSNFYKEMVDQLENEPQKMFKRFLEIEEGHLAIVQAEIDSITGAGFWFDFQEFNLEAEG from the coding sequence ATGGAAGTTGAAAAAGCCATTAAAACCGCAATTGAATATGAAAATAAAGTAAAAGATATTTATGCTGAAGCGGCAAAAAATTCTCAGAATGAAATCGCCAGAAATGTTTTCCGAAAACTTGCCAGAGAGGAGCAAGAACATATCGATTATTTGGAAAGTCGTTTTATCGAATGGCAGAAAACGGGCAAGGTATCTCTGGAAAAGCTTAAGACTATTATTCCAAGTAAAAACGTTATCAATGAAGGCGTCAAAAAACTTAAAAACAACATGAAGAAATCTGATAAATATGGCGAAGTGCAGATGTTGGGCAAAGCTTTAAATGTTGAAATTGAAACTAGCAATTTCTACAAAGAGATGGTTGACCAGCTTGAGAATGAACCGCAGAAAATGTTCAAGCGTTTCCTCGAAATTGAGGAAGGACATCTGGCAATCGTTCAGGCTGAAATCGATTCAATTACAGGCGCCGGATTTTGGTTTGATTTCCAGGAATTCAACCTTGAAGCCGAAGGTTAA
- a CDS encoding T9SS type A sorting domain-containing protein, with protein sequence MKNERIILAAAIILFGMCLPYCCSSAQADSLMVDHTVISEFDSIPESYFDQIRADYKIFYGHTSHGSQIITGLNKLQGENSLYNMPTFHEISDDLGHNGDVSWVSPTESWLDSHPDYNMVMWSWCGGCSDNSEAGINIYLDAMNQLELDYPEVVFIYMTGHLDGGGPDGNLYERNNQIRAYCTANDKILFDFADIESYDPDGNYYPNESDGCAWCFTWCDNPDNNCANDCSCAHSHCFNCYLKGKAFWWMMARLEGWNSSQRIDNNNAIPDEYSNKQNYPNPFNSSTVIQYNLPVDSYVTIGIFNLLGKKITSLIDKEQSAGRYSIIWQADNFSSGIYFYRIKVGKLVDIKKMTLLK encoded by the coding sequence ATGAAAAATGAAAGAATCATTTTAGCGGCCGCAATTATCTTGTTTGGCATGTGTTTACCATATTGTTGTTCATCAGCGCAGGCAGACTCGCTCATGGTTGACCACACTGTAATCTCTGAATTTGACTCAATACCGGAATCATATTTCGACCAGATAAGGGCGGACTATAAAATATTTTACGGCCACACATCGCATGGCAGCCAGATTATAACCGGCCTTAATAAACTGCAAGGCGAAAATTCTTTGTATAATATGCCCACTTTTCATGAGATAAGCGATGACCTCGGACATAATGGAGATGTATCATGGGTTTCGCCGACTGAGTCATGGCTTGACAGCCATCCTGATTACAATATGGTTATGTGGTCATGGTGCGGCGGATGTTCCGATAACAGCGAAGCGGGTATTAATATTTATTTAGATGCTATGAACCAGCTTGAGTTGGATTATCCGGAGGTTGTGTTTATCTATATGACCGGCCATCTTGATGGCGGCGGTCCTGATGGCAACTTATATGAGCGCAATAATCAGATACGTGCGTATTGTACGGCCAACGACAAAATACTTTTTGATTTTGCCGATATTGAGAGCTATGACCCTGACGGCAATTATTATCCTAATGAAAGCGATGGCTGCGCATGGTGCTTTACCTGGTGTGATAATCCCGACAACAACTGCGCTAATGATTGTTCGTGCGCTCATTCGCACTGTTTCAATTGCTATCTTAAGGGGAAAGCATTCTGGTGGATGATGGCTCGACTTGAGGGCTGGAATTCATCACAGCGAATTGATAATAATAATGCCATACCCGACGAATATAGTAATAAGCAAAATTACCCCAATCCTTTTAATAGTTCCACTGTTATCCAATACAATTTGCCGGTAGATTCTTATGTAACTATCGGTATTTTTAACCTGCTTGGGAAAAAAATAACATCGCTTATTGATAAAGAGCAATCCGCAGGCAGGTATTCAATAATCTGGCAAGCGGATAATTTCTCATCAGGCATATATTTTTACAGGATTAAAGTCGGAAAACTTGTTGATATCAAAAAAATGACTCTGTTAAAATGA